One Pogona vitticeps strain Pit_001003342236 chromosome ZW-PAR, PviZW2.1, whole genome shotgun sequence genomic window, AGTCTCCCTGCGTAAGTGCCTCGGGGCGCCTGAAGCAGGGGCCACAAATCCAGATGTGAGGCCAAGCGGGGAATGCTTCTGAGCCCTCCCCTCCCAAGTTGGCCTGCCTTCAGCCCCTTCACCTGAGATGGCTTTTCGCTGGATGAGGTTGGGCAGGTCCAGCTTGGGTGTCCGGCCAAACCGCTTCACGTCCACGGTCTCCGTCACTGGGGGTACAGGGGTGCCCTCGATCCGCATCGGCTGGAGGTCAAAGGAAGAAAATCGGAGCTGGTATTCGTCCCTGGTGCGTTTCTCAGAAATGAGCAAGGCTCCTTACTCTACAGTGCCAACCATTTCCAGTTGTCTTGCCCACTACCGTGTTTGCTTGAGgactgggaactggagtccagagAAATGAGCCTTTCTTGCTATTATTCCCCTCCCGATCTTAGCCCGATGCATTTGTTAGTTATAATCAGAACAGTGATCTGTCTGAACACTAAGGTTCAAATCTGGACTGCAATACGTAATCCAattcaaaagaaacagaataaaactATACTGATCTGGCTTATGAATTAGAGAAGACTCTTTTGCCACTTAACACCAGTACAGTAAATGCCACTGTATCTAGAAAAGCCCACCTGTTCAGTCCCTGTGACGCAAGGGGTGCCTTGCCAGCCCTGCCCACAGATGAGGGACATGCCAGCATTGCAGGGTCCCCGGCTTTCCTCTTGCCCGCACACAAGCGCGACGTCCGGGTGGCAGAGCATCTTCTGGTCACCGTCCTTGGATACCAGCTGGGAGCCAGCTTTAGAAGCGAACTGCCTCCACCCAGGCCCGCATGCCAGCCTGATCCCGGGGTGGCAGGAGGTGTACTTCCTCTGTTCTACCAGTTGCGCTGAGTTGGGGTCTATAAATCTCTGGGGCTCTGCCCTTGGCACCAGGGGACGAGATTCCTTGCCTGGAATAGGAAAGCAACCATAGTATGGGACAAAGCCTGGAAAAGataaggcaaaaaagaaaaaaactccagCCGGCTGGAAAGTAGCAGAGTAGCTATAGCAAAGGGGCAGGTGTTGTAAGGCCATCGGGTAGATAGTCGCGAGAGTTCTGGGTGACGAGTGGACAGAGATAAGCCCGGCGGTCCCGGAGGCCCACCTGTGAATCCAGGGATGTATCTCTGGTGCTGATCCAACAGGTCGTCTGGAGGGATTTGTCGGCGGCTGTAATCCTCAATGAATTTGGGCTTGCTGAGTGGAGCTAGGATTGAGGCGGGACTCTTCTGGACCTCCGGGTCGGTCAGCATGTCGTACGTGGTTCTTCCGTACGTTCTCCCAACCTGGTAGCGGACCTGCGGGTAAAAACCCCCGTACCTTTGGGAGGATAGGATTGGGGGGGGGCGAGACAGAATGAAAACCAggcacaaatactgtatgtgttgtGTCATTCAATCAGCAGGCTTTATCGTTAGACTTTTAAAGACGCCGTGGGGTTTTTCACTGTTTCCACCATCCCTGTAATGATGAAGCTTCTGAAGAAGCCTTGGtggatgttgttgttatttaagaAGGAAAATCCTTGTCCagggagatccccccccccccacttctttgttgctgctgtgGATTTTGGGTGGTTGAGTATCTAAAAAAAAGGAGGGCTTACCCAGGGATGTAATAAGGCTCCTGGGGGAAGAAACTGTATCTCTCAGCAGCTGTCATCTTGGCACATGTAAGGGCTGGATGGGACCCTCACCTTTTGTGGGGCAaagctgtccccccccctccccctctggcTGTCCTGCCAGCAGCCTTTGTCTCCTGGGTGACCATTGTGAAGCAGGGGGTTTGCCCAGCCCCTCATCTTTTCAGGCATGCACCAGagggcagaaattcaacaggtagagattcccccccacacacacacccggtgCATCATGAAAAGAGGCGAAGGGAAGCTTGGAGGAGGAGCCTGGGTGTCCCTTTATGCTTCGAGCGAGCACGAAGGTTCCGCCCTGAGCCGCTGTTCCCGGGGGGAAGGTTTGGGGCGTTGCACCGCGGCCTCGGCTCTTCCTTCCGGCGCCGGTGCCCGGTGAGTGGAAAGGGCAACCGCCCTTCCCTGAGGGGTGGGATTCGGCGAGGGGGGTTGGGGGCTTTCTCgggcagtgggtttttttttgggggggcggctCCGGTCCTCCTTGCTCTGCCTTAAGCCGGACGAGGGCTGGGCTGAGGTGCTGctgggcccgggggggggggggaggaggaggaggccctgcTCCAGTGTCCCCCTTTTTAGGGGGTGGGGGGCTCAAGCCCCCCCtcaacctttctctctcccccctcaaaTCCACCCTTCGCCCATGTCCGGCGGCTTTCTCCCTCCTATTCAAAGGGGGGGAGGCTACTTCAAGGGGGctggacccccccaccccactgctccTGGTCGCCCTGTCGGGTATGGGCCCCCCCAAAAGAGGTCCTggggctcccccccaccccatgtctCTGAGGGGGCTCCTCACACGGAGAACGCCCTGTGGGGAAGAGTCCTGTCAGACCCTCTTGCCACGGTGGGGCCGCTCCCTTCTCCCCACAGATTTTGGGGCTGTGGGTGCTCTGAGGGGAAGCAAGAGCGTTATTTATGAGGGGTTATGCTGGGAAagtcctcctctttcccccccccacaaaaaaaggccagccgcctcctgagggagttcaagtgggggggggaaaaaTGGTTCCTTCTTGTCCCCCACTGGTCCTCACCCCTCATGATGTGGGTCAGTTCTTTTCTTTGTTTGGAAagctgagggggggggacagTGGTAGCccctgggaggggagggggagacagagagacccCCCTTTTTCCGCATTGCCTTtggagtggtcgtaactgactagataggcgggatataaattcaataaataaaataataaataaataaatgaaggggaCGTTGGGGGGGAGCAGCACCGAATGGGCTTTGCCGcttcccccccaagaaaaaagTACCAGGAGTCACCAGGGCTCCCAAGGGCCCGGAGGTGCTCAAGCCACCTAaaatctcacacacacccctgcacctTCTTATGTCTTTCCAGCCTTCGCTTTGTTCCCTATCATTATttcctttcctggggggggggcagtaagaAACAGccgttctgtttttgtttttctctcttcttcaggaCTCTGGAGGCAGAAGTTGGGGGGCAGCCTCCCTGAGGAGGGGAATGGTggggcacccacagaagaaggccCCACCTGAACTCTGGCTGTGGCCTCCCCCCCATCCAAGGCAACGGCTTCCCCTCAGGCAGGGTCAGGAGCCGGAGCGTCCCAGGTCTACCCTCTTGGGACCCCCGCCAgaccctctcctccctccttcctttttccatgGGGAGCTctgcccccccttctccttctgaaaTAGGGCCAGCCGGGCTCCCTGTCCTGCCATGAGGCTTCTTTCAGAAACGCCCTCCGACCTGTCCTTCGGGTTTTCAGTGGACTCCTTTTCCCGAGAAGAACCCTCTTCCTAGTTTTGTCCCAAGGctaaaagtttttaaaacttggTCGGCAATCATGTCTTGTCAGGAAAGGCCGGAGCCTGGTGCCAGTTTGATTATGCCTTATGAATTAAAATAGATCTGTTTCTCCATACTGGCACGTTGAGACAAAGAAGTCAATCTGAGCTATTAAGAAATGGCTCTAATACTGCCTTCACTCCCGTCATCGCTGCTGCTCTGTAAAGTCAAAATAATGGTGGATTTTCTCCACTTTCTGTGACGTTTGTTTAAACAAGCAAATGAACCTCATCATCTCACTTCTCTGCCCCACACAGTGCTTCTTTCTCGTTTCTAACCGTGTCAGTCCGTGGAAGAGAGTTTTTGTTCTTGAATCTGAAACCTTTAGAACAAAACACTTTAGGACaaaaatatgcatgcatgcatacagatacagatatagatatagatatatagataggtATTCAGAACCCTGCTACTAATGGTCAGCTCCTTGATGGAATATTACTGCTAAAAGTGCAATATGGGAGAGAGAAATTGAGAAGAAATCCTTGCTAAGGACACAAGGCGGCAGCATTTCCTAAGAAATTAAGCCTCTTCCTGTCTGTATAAAGTGGATTTGGGCTCTGTTCGTAGGAATTTGGTTTAGAAGGAAGCAGGTGGAAGTCCGAAGCAAAAACTGTCTTCTGATATACCTTtcggaaagaaaaacccaaagCGAAGCTATGATTGgctgaaattgtttttaaaaacgtGATGGTCACTTTCTGCTCTTATCCCAGACAGCCCCCCAAAAGTTTTAGTTTCAGTTTCCCATCAAGGTAAGCTGATTCAGGGTGGCAGGTTGATTGGACGCTGCCGATTATAATCAGTCACTTTGTGCCTTACAGGTACGGTGGGGTTGCTGCCTGGACAGGTCATCCCACACCTTGAAAGAACAGTTTAGGGAAAGGCAGGAAGCTTCAGAaccaaaggggaaggggaagtaAAAACGGTTTCACGCCTAACCTGCCACTATTTTGATCATAGGCTACTGTGAGGTATTGAATAATGTGCGCAGAGTTAGGGCCAGTTAGCGCCTACAATTTCGAACCCTGTTTCATTTATTATCCtgtgcttattttattttccccctttttttcaaaagGGAAGCAGAAAAATCCATGTGTGAATTCTTTTGTTGGCAAGTAACCCCGTACAGCTTACTACAGAACTACAGTCGTTTTGGACGCTGAGCCATAAGGtgaggattttgttgttgttgttgtttgttttcattttatggaTGTTGTCAAGTGCCCCTGACAGGCGCTTTCAAGGCCCCAAACTCCCAGCTCTCTCTGattcttaatttttatttcagtcagaCTCTTTTCCCAGTCAAGATCATCTCACAAGGTGGGTGGCCCCCTTGTAAGAGAACACACGGTTGAGCTCAAGCGATGTGTCCTTATAGAGAGtttctttatttacttgtttgtttatttaaaatattaggaTTTGGCAACAGTCTCTCCCTCCTTGCCTTCCGCATTCTTCAAGGCCGTGCTATACGAAATCTGGTGGGGGCTCCAACCCCCAAGGAATCCCATTATTGGCTTAGGGACCAGCATCGGTTTTCCGCGTACCTTGCCCGGCTAGGCGCTTCTCCCTTTTGTTCTCTGGCACTCAGGGCTAGAGGACACGCGGCTGCCCAAGCCGCCTGGCCTTCTGCCGGTGGCTCATTCCCTACCTTTGCATTggggcagctgcccccaaactgtCTCTAAAGCTGTTCCTCAGATCATCGGGTGGGGATTATTGGTGAGAGCTCAGAGGGGTGGGTCCCAGAGGCCGGGCAGGACGGGGTGGGAAGAGCGCTTGGCAGGCGTTGTGGCTTCGCACTAGCTCTGACGCTGCCTTTTTGCCACATTGGGCTTTGAGAGAGGCTGGCACCTGGCATGACTTTGTTCTGCTTTGGTGTC contains:
- the CIMIP2A gene encoding ciliary microtubule inner protein 2A → MTAAERYSFFPQEPYYIPGYGGFYPQVRYQVGRTYGRTTYDMLTDPEVQKSPASILAPLSKPKFIEDYSRRQIPPDDLLDQHQRYIPGFTGKESRPLVPRAEPQRFIDPNSAQLVEQRKYTSCHPGIRLACGPGWRQFASKAGSQLVSKDGDQKMLCHPDVALVCGQEESRGPCNAGMSLICGQGWQGTPCVTGTEQPMRIEGTPVPPVTETVDVKRFGRTPKLDLPNLIQRKAISGYTGFIPRFTWTMGSNYLKGVKEAMNEFDKNQEMLRSPLYSFGKRLPRTYWPNTKIYSSGGLMPFYTGFVPTIRHNYALTFGNSTRKAYYDELERRQHAG